One genomic segment of Lampris incognitus isolate fLamInc1 chromosome 2, fLamInc1.hap2, whole genome shotgun sequence includes these proteins:
- the pex10 gene encoding peroxisome biogenesis factor 10, producing the protein MPLAPANQSQLIRSGQKDEHYQSFLRNNANEAFQTFAGSKRWLDWRREVELLSDLAYYGLTTFSGYQTLGEEYVSIVQVDPSKSRVPSRIRRGLLVLCYTLVPYLVDKVLVCFENELEAGEENQRDGELWRGASSPWSLGGWVKGWVRRAVGMLSQSQRRAFAPAVFALQQGLTIFQRIHVALFYISGRYYHLSKRTAGVSYLQVSGVGGEDRGIRTAYRFLGAMSLLQLAVTVALQLNNFRQRQRARQEWKLYRNLTSSPQHEAVSSLRTARCILCLEERRHSTSTPCGHLFCWGCITEWCNTKMECPLCREKFQPHRLIYLRNYA; encoded by the exons ATGCCTCTGGCGCCTGCAAACCAGTCACAACTGATACGGTCCGGCCAGAAGGACGAACATTACCAAAGTTTTCTGAGAAACAACGCCAACGAGGCTTTTCAGACATTTGCTG GATCAAAGCGATGGTTGGACTGGAGGAGAGAGGTTGAACTGTTGTCTGACCTGGCATATTATGGTTTGACCACATTCTCAG GCTACCAAACCTTAGGCGAAGAGTATGTCAGCATTGTCCAGGTGGACCCCAGCAAAAGTCGGGTCCCCTCCCGCATCAGACGAGGCCTCCTGGTCCTCTGCTACACTTTAGTGCCTTACCTCGTAGACAAGGTCCTGGTGTGCTTTGAGAATGAGTTAGAAGCTGGAGAGGAGAACCAGAGGGACGGGGAGCTGTGGCGAGGAGCATCCAGCCCATGGAGTCTGGGAGGCTGGGTGAAGGGCTGGGTACGGAGGGCTGTGGGGATGCTGTCGCAGTCTCAGCGGAGGGCCTTTGCTCCAGCTGTGTTCGCCCTCCAGCAGGGTCTTACCATCTTCCAACGTATCCATGTGGCGCTGTTTTATATCAGCGGGAGATACTATCACTTGTCTAAGAGGACAGCTGGTGTTAGCTAT CTgcaggtgtcgggtgtgggtggTGAAGACCGGGGTATCAGGACTGCCTACAGGTTTCTGGGAGCCATGTCCCTCCTCCAGCTGGCTGTCACTGTGGCCCTGCAGCTGAACAActttagacagagacagagagctaggCAGGAGTGGAAACTCTACAGGAACCTGACCTCCAG TCCCCAACATGAAGCAGTCTCCTCCTTGCGCACTGCTCGCTGTATCCTGTGCTTAGAGGAAAGAAGACACTCTACCTCCACCCCCTGTGGCCATCTCTTCTGCTGGGGGTGCATCACTGAGTGGTGCAACACCAAG aTGGAGTGTCCCCTGTGTCGGGAGAAGTTCCAGCCTCACAGACTTATATATCTGAGGAACTACGCTTAA